One stretch of Flavobacterium sp. 9 DNA includes these proteins:
- a CDS encoding response regulator — MAFDNHNTQRYIYLADDDSDDREFFADAVMEIDRNVILKQARDGMHLMEDLRTLSGSELPEFIFLDINMPGKSGLECLKEIRSCEGKLKEINIIMLSTSNDPQNIQKSLELGATFYAVKPSCFEKLKSILEEILSMNLVSALGASRKFLLV, encoded by the coding sequence ATGGCTTTTGACAACCACAATACTCAGAGATATATTTATTTGGCCGATGATGACAGCGATGACAGGGAGTTCTTTGCTGATGCGGTGATGGAAATTGACCGGAATGTTATTTTAAAACAGGCCCGCGACGGCATGCATCTAATGGAGGATCTCCGGACACTTTCCGGCTCAGAGCTTCCCGAATTTATTTTTCTGGATATCAATATGCCCGGCAAATCAGGGCTTGAATGTCTCAAGGAGATAAGAAGCTGCGAAGGCAAACTAAAAGAAATAAACATTATTATGCTCTCCACCAGCAATGATCCTCAAAATATTCAGAAGTCATTGGAATTGGGCGCTACATTTTACGCAGTCAAGCCCAGTTGTTTTGAGAAGCTTAAATCCATACTAGAGGAGATACTCAGCATGAACCTGGTTTCGGCTCTGGGCGCGAGCAGGAAATTCCTTTTGGTTTAG
- a CDS encoding alpha-ketoglutarate-dependent dioxygenase AlkB, which translates to MKMMLFDDTEIFSSGKGGKRIFDVPDADLMLIDNFFSKEESDYYYNFLYHNSQWREYEMPMYDKVVTAPRMITWYGETRRPERKSNPDWPAELLQIRERVEQHTAINFNAVLLNLYRDGSDGVGWHSDKTTSTNKDMNIASVTFGETRLFRLRHKTLKHIAPIEIPLHHGTLLLMAGHTNTYWEHQVPKTARDVLPRINLTFRQVR; encoded by the coding sequence ATGAAAATGATGCTGTTTGATGATACCGAAATTTTTTCATCAGGCAAAGGCGGCAAAAGGATTTTTGACGTCCCTGATGCGGACCTGATGCTGATTGATAATTTTTTCAGCAAGGAAGAATCCGATTATTACTATAATTTTTTATACCATAATTCCCAGTGGAGGGAATATGAAATGCCGATGTACGACAAGGTGGTCACTGCCCCCAGAATGATTACATGGTACGGCGAGACAAGAAGGCCCGAAAGAAAATCAAATCCCGACTGGCCCGCCGAACTGCTTCAGATCAGGGAACGCGTGGAGCAGCATACCGCTATTAATTTTAATGCCGTGCTGCTCAATCTCTACAGGGACGGCAGTGACGGGGTCGGCTGGCACAGCGACAAAACTACCAGTACCAATAAAGACATGAACATCGCATCGGTAACCTTTGGGGAAACACGGCTGTTCCGCCTGCGCCATAAAACCCTCAAGCACATTGCCCCGATTGAGATACCCCTGCATCATGGAACCCTTCTGCTGATGGCAGGACATACCAATACGTATTGGGAGCACCAGGTTCCTAAAACAGCCCGCGATGTGCTCCCGAGGATCAACCTTACTTTTCGTCAGGTGAGATAA
- a CDS encoding ATP-dependent helicase, producing the protein MTDPILENLNQKQLAAVKTTEGYVRVIAGAGSGKTKALTSRFAYIVDRLGINSSNILCVTFTNKAAQEMKKRVKMLIGDTYDVSLITTYHGFCVRFLREEINKIQYPKNFIILDAEDQKTILREVFNELDINSKNLTFKQVLQFISKSKGTSDYLSYILANKSFEDENTEDLSLKVFHKYLDKQKRNYALDFDDLIHFTVYILNTFNEILVKWQQNMHYIQVDEAQDSSDSQFELVEMLSRVHQNLFVVGDPDQTIYEWRGAKPEYLVDFDKMFPDCETIIMNQNYRSTPNILKVGNHIIKNNKIRVDKDMITEKPAGFEVVHFHGKNDFEESLWVASEIKEILKTEKAKYSDITILYRANHISRNIEQSLIKENIPYTIFGGVKFFERKEIKDVLSLLRLIVTGDNISFLRMFNHPSRGLGKKFIERLSYLGREQNLSLLSALEQNSTDKELAKKGAAEFLDLIAGLKEVAKTKSISDLVKEILERSGLAELYRKDGDEDRLENIKELVSSMLLLEKEYKEPVNVEEYLQEIALYTDLDTQNENQDKVKLMTIHISKGLEFPYVFLCGFTEGVLPSALSIKERRSRAIEEERRLTYVAVTRAEKRFYITDSEGYNFTTGLQKYPSRFLFEISEEFYIRKGKLSPEILQASQVPVRNSDAQSKELFAVGDLVLHEVFKKGRVKAVNPDKNQYTIDFFEIGKEKPIDFNFRFLKKIDDNSISESNENDGADSSQDLQSHLKSQKNPFDQDLNALSDAKSSQDQKFDEDDTAASGENLGSDTATDTAESKDKKWWKF; encoded by the coding sequence ATGACTGATCCGATTTTAGAGAACCTAAACCAAAAGCAGCTTGCGGCAGTGAAAACTACCGAAGGATATGTGCGCGTGATTGCCGGGGCCGGATCAGGAAAAACAAAAGCCCTCACCTCAAGGTTTGCCTATATTGTGGACAGGCTTGGGATCAACTCCTCCAACATACTTTGTGTGACCTTTACCAACAAGGCAGCCCAGGAAATGAAAAAAAGGGTCAAAATGCTCATTGGCGACACCTATGATGTGAGCCTTATCACCACCTATCATGGATTCTGCGTGCGGTTTCTGCGCGAGGAAATCAACAAGATCCAGTATCCCAAAAATTTCATCATACTCGACGCGGAAGATCAAAAGACCATTCTGCGCGAAGTGTTTAACGAACTGGACATCAACTCCAAAAACCTGACCTTTAAGCAGGTCCTGCAGTTCATTTCCAAATCAAAAGGCACATCTGATTATTTAAGCTACATTCTGGCCAATAAAAGCTTTGAGGACGAAAACACCGAGGATTTATCACTTAAGGTATTTCACAAATATCTCGATAAACAGAAGCGGAACTATGCCCTGGACTTTGACGACCTGATACATTTCACGGTATACATCCTGAATACTTTTAATGAGATACTTGTAAAGTGGCAGCAAAACATGCATTACATACAAGTTGATGAGGCCCAGGACAGCTCCGACAGCCAGTTTGAGCTTGTGGAAATGCTCTCGCGTGTTCATCAGAATTTATTTGTGGTGGGCGACCCTGACCAGACCATTTACGAGTGGCGCGGTGCCAAACCTGAATACCTGGTGGATTTTGACAAAATGTTCCCAGACTGCGAAACCATCATCATGAACCAGAACTACCGCTCTACTCCCAATATCCTGAAAGTTGGCAACCACATCATTAAAAACAACAAAATAAGGGTCGACAAGGATATGATCACCGAGAAGCCTGCAGGGTTTGAAGTGGTCCATTTTCACGGCAAAAATGATTTTGAGGAATCCCTCTGGGTAGCCTCGGAAATCAAGGAGATCCTTAAAACCGAGAAGGCAAAATATTCCGATATCACAATACTGTACCGTGCCAATCATATCTCCAGAAACATAGAGCAGTCACTCATTAAGGAAAATATTCCCTACACGATTTTTGGAGGCGTTAAATTCTTTGAAAGAAAAGAAATAAAAGATGTTCTATCCCTTTTAAGGTTAATTGTAACGGGCGATAATATTTCATTCCTTCGCATGTTCAACCATCCCTCCCGGGGTCTTGGCAAAAAGTTTATCGAACGCCTGAGTTATCTGGGACGCGAGCAAAACCTTTCCCTTCTGAGTGCGCTCGAACAAAACAGTACTGACAAGGAGCTGGCTAAAAAAGGGGCCGCTGAATTTCTGGATTTAATAGCCGGACTGAAAGAGGTTGCCAAAACAAAATCCATATCGGATCTGGTCAAAGAGATCCTGGAGAGAAGCGGACTGGCTGAATTGTACCGGAAAGACGGTGACGAGGACCGCCTGGAAAACATCAAGGAGCTTGTCAGTTCCATGCTCCTGCTTGAAAAGGAATATAAAGAGCCCGTCAACGTGGAAGAGTACCTGCAGGAAATTGCCCTGTACACCGATCTGGATACCCAAAATGAAAATCAGGACAAGGTAAAACTGATGACGATCCACATTTCAAAGGGACTGGAGTTCCCGTATGTTTTTCTCTGCGGTTTTACCGAAGGCGTGCTGCCAAGCGCACTGTCGATCAAAGAAAGAAGAAGCCGCGCCATTGAGGAAGAAAGAAGGCTTACTTACGTTGCGGTGACCCGCGCCGAGAAAAGATTTTATATCACTGATTCGGAAGGATATAATTTCACCACGGGGCTCCAAAAATATCCATCGCGCTTTCTTTTTGAAATCAGCGAGGAATTTTACATCCGTAAAGGCAAATTAAGTCCTGAGATACTGCAGGCCTCTCAAGTACCGGTTAGAAATTCGGATGCGCAAAGCAAGGAGCTTTTTGCTGTCGGGGATCTGGTCTTGCATGAGGTATTTAAAAAAGGGAGAGTCAAGGCAGTCAATCCGGATAAAAACCAATATACAATCGACTTTTTTGAAATTGGAAAAGAAAAACCAATAGACTTCAATTTCCGCTTCCTTAAAAAAATAGACGACAATTCCATTTCAGAATCCAATGAGAATGATGGTGCAGATTCCTCGCAGGATTTACAATCTCATTTGAAGTCCCAGAAAAATCCATTTGACCAGGACCTCAATGCGCTTTCAGATGCGAAGTCTTCACAGGATCAAAAATTCGATGAAGATGACACAGCTGCTTCAGGCGAGAATTTAGGTTCAGACACTGCTACGGATACAGCTGAAAGCAAGGATAAAAAGTGGTGGAAGTTCTGA
- the dinB gene encoding DNA polymerase IV: MERSIVHIDMNTFFVSCERLTNSELQGIPLIIGGGERGVVASCSYEARRFGVRSAMPIHLATKLCPQAKIMKGDMELYSRLSHDITEIIQEKAPVVEKASIDEFYLDITGMDKFHGSYKWTSELAQTIIKETGLPLTFALSINKTVSKIGTGEGKQKQNLEIPEHLVQSFLNPLSVQKIPMVGEKTFQLLSRIGIRKIETLSKMPCEVLQQMIGKNGSELWKKANGIDHNPVEPYTERKSISTEHTFSQDTIDIPKLKRVILGMVEKLAFQLRSEEWLTSTVTVKIRYANFDTETKQCRVQYTSADHILTQTVTDLFEKLYQRRMRLRLIGVRFSGLVRGTYQIDLFQDTEEMLALYQAMDRMKTRYGFDAVMRCAGASFKPNNKNEILKRKSD; this comes from the coding sequence ATGGAAAGGTCAATTGTACATATCGATATGAATACATTTTTCGTGTCCTGCGAAAGACTGACTAATTCCGAGCTTCAGGGAATACCGCTTATTATCGGCGGAGGCGAAAGAGGCGTTGTGGCTTCCTGCTCTTATGAAGCCAGGCGTTTCGGGGTTCGCTCTGCCATGCCGATCCATCTGGCCACCAAACTCTGCCCGCAGGCCAAAATCATGAAGGGCGACATGGAATTATATTCCAGGCTCTCGCACGACATTACCGAGATCATTCAGGAAAAAGCGCCCGTGGTGGAGAAAGCCAGCATCGATGAATTTTATCTGGACATTACCGGTATGGACAAATTCCACGGCAGCTACAAATGGACGAGTGAACTCGCCCAGACCATTATAAAAGAAACGGGCCTTCCCCTAACCTTTGCATTGTCCATCAACAAGACCGTGTCCAAAATTGGAACCGGGGAAGGAAAACAGAAACAGAATCTGGAGATTCCTGAACATTTAGTGCAGTCTTTTTTAAATCCCTTATCCGTTCAGAAAATACCCATGGTAGGTGAAAAGACATTTCAGTTGCTGTCAAGAATCGGTATCAGAAAAATTGAAACCCTTTCCAAAATGCCATGCGAAGTACTGCAGCAGATGATTGGTAAAAACGGGTCCGAACTTTGGAAGAAAGCCAATGGCATAGATCATAATCCCGTAGAGCCTTATACCGAAAGAAAGTCCATATCTACGGAACATACCTTTTCTCAGGATACCATCGATATTCCAAAACTCAAAAGAGTAATATTGGGTATGGTGGAAAAACTAGCCTTTCAGCTGCGCTCTGAAGAGTGGCTGACCTCAACGGTAACCGTTAAAATCCGTTATGCCAATTTTGATACCGAGACCAAACAATGCCGTGTGCAGTATACCTCGGCCGATCATATCCTGACCCAGACCGTTACGGATCTCTTTGAGAAATTATACCAGCGCCGAATGAGGCTTCGTCTTATCGGGGTAAGGTTCAGCGGGCTGGTCCGAGGCACCTACCAGATCGATCTTTTTCAGGATACCGAAGAAATGCTTGCTCTCTATCAGGCCATGGACCGGATGAAAACACGTTACGGGTTTGATGCGGTAATGCGCTGCGCCGGAGCATCGTTTAAACCCAACAATAAAAATGAAATTTTAAAACGTAAATCAGACTAA
- a CDS encoding VOC family protein — protein sequence MKFSSIRLLVSDFDKCFTFYNNILGLECTWGKPGENYASFSLGEPSALALFKAELMGSAINSKAGKNEILQDKMAIIIKVDNVDESYISLQEKGVQFLTAPKDMTPWGIRAVHFRDPEHNLFELYSDLT from the coding sequence ATGAAATTCAGCAGCATCAGGCTTTTAGTAAGCGACTTTGACAAGTGCTTCACTTTTTACAACAACATCCTTGGTTTGGAATGTACCTGGGGCAAACCCGGAGAAAATTATGCCAGTTTCAGCCTTGGGGAGCCATCGGCACTGGCATTGTTTAAGGCAGAATTAATGGGCAGCGCCATAAACAGCAAGGCCGGAAAAAACGAAATTCTGCAAGACAAAATGGCCATCATAATTAAGGTGGACAATGTCGATGAAAGCTATATTTCCCTGCAGGAGAAAGGTGTCCAGTTTCTCACAGCGCCAAAAGACATGACCCCTTGGGGAATCAGGGCAGTACACTTTAGGGACCCGGAGCACAATTTGTTCGAACTGTATTCAGACCTGACATAA
- a CDS encoding nucleotidyltransferase family protein, whose translation MEHRKELTDIIVNDKLMIQTLRIVKNLNLNDCWIGAGFVRNKVWDFLHGQNTIKLTDTDVVFFDQSNISETLEKEIELKLTQTDPKTSWSVKNQARMHLRNNHPRYSNTENAISHWPETATAIAVRLNSKNIVEILAPYGLNDLFDLIVKPTPHFDSALFQKRVNEKQWGKQWGKLKI comes from the coding sequence ATGGAACACCGAAAAGAACTGACTGATATAATCGTAAACGACAAATTAATGATCCAAACTCTGAGAATCGTTAAAAATTTAAATTTAAATGATTGCTGGATTGGAGCCGGATTTGTAAGAAATAAAGTTTGGGATTTTTTACATGGGCAAAACACAATAAAACTTACTGATACAGATGTGGTCTTTTTTGATCAAAGCAATATATCAGAAACACTGGAAAAAGAAATAGAGCTAAAACTTACTCAAACAGATCCAAAGACCAGCTGGTCTGTCAAGAATCAGGCAAGAATGCATTTACGCAATAACCATCCCAGATATAGCAACACTGAAAATGCAATTTCGCATTGGCCCGAGACCGCAACGGCTATTGCAGTGCGATTAAATTCAAAGAATATCGTCGAAATTTTGGCGCCATACGGTTTAAATGATTTGTTTGATTTAATTGTTAAGCCTACACCACATTTTGATTCAGCCCTTTTTCAAAAAAGGGTAAATGAAAAACAATGGGGAAAACAATGGGGAAAACTAAAAATATAA
- a CDS encoding DUF3606 domain-containing protein produces MDDKTKTGKADDSQININESYEVQYWSEKFNVPQETLKSAVRAAGTRVDDVRDYLAENN; encoded by the coding sequence ATGGATGATAAAACGAAAACAGGAAAAGCAGATGATTCGCAGATTAATATAAACGAATCATATGAGGTGCAGTACTGGTCTGAAAAGTTCAATGTGCCGCAGGAAACATTAAAAAGTGCCGTGAGAGCCGCAGGCACCAGAGTGGATGACGTCAGGGATTATCTGGCAGAAAATAATTAA
- a CDS encoding DNA polymerase III subunit alpha, producing MYLNCHSFHSLRYGTIPTEELISKAADCGVGAMALTDINTVTGIYDFIKGCQNVGIKPLIGMEFRSDHQLRFIGLAKNASGLAEMNRFLTGHNFEKTALPPYAPEFENVFVIYPLENVPDVLKENEFIGIRPEELSKLILTDWKTKIDRMVILQPVTFRTKAEYQLHKILRAIDLNVILSRLAAADYCRKTEIMVSPERLTTCYAEYPGIIANTQKIIAGCHFEFDFTTPKNKKFYTNNRKDDINLLTTLAQQGLEWRYGKNNAEAKSRMFKELKVIDQLQFSGYFLITWDIIRFSNSQGFLHIGRGSGANSIIAYCLGITDICPLELDLYFERFLNLNRKSPPDFDIDWSWKERDTILEYIFSRYGYDHVAFCGTNVEFKYRSIFREVGKVFGLPKEELDTLAKNPMELHATNKVVKQVQEYGMLLEKYPNQRSMHSCGILISEEPITNYSPLEMPPKGFPIVLFDMHIAEDIGLEKFDILSQRGIGHIDDSVKLIEKNRGIRLNIRDTSISKNEMRCNEFLGRGNTIGCFYIESPAMRGLLRRLKCDNYKTLVAASSIIRPGVAQSGMMKEYIFRHNYPDKFEYFHPVFEQQLGETYGIMVYQEDVIKIALHYGGLPAEDGDILRRAMSGKGRSKAALQKVKDNFFVSCAAQGHPLQLSEEIYRQIESFAGYSFCKAHSASYAVESYQSLYLKVHYPVEFMVAVINNQGGFYRTEVYVHEARMSGAAIHNPCVNKSGLETTLYGSDVYLGFMHLQSLESKIAIQIQTEREQNGEYKSLEDFINRIAIGIEGIQILIFIGAFRFTGKTKNQLLVIARLILVNFKPENRSLMLIQEPVKEYELPKLERSEFEDAFDEIELLSFPVSCSPFDLLQTKFRGDVLAKDLLKHHKKTVRMLAYLISRKHVPTKMGAMYFGTWIDADGDFFDTAHFTDSLAKYPFQGGGCYLLLGHVEVDYHFPTITVSKMAKMPFIADPRYSNSDDRQFTVHGQLREDVSMTDRQPYPQEHEINLPRLKMSN from the coding sequence ATGTATCTCAATTGTCATTCCTTCCATTCCCTGCGCTACGGTACCATTCCCACTGAGGAATTGATATCTAAGGCTGCTGACTGCGGTGTGGGTGCCATGGCACTTACGGACATCAATACCGTAACGGGAATTTATGATTTTATAAAGGGATGCCAGAATGTTGGGATCAAACCCCTTATAGGAATGGAATTCCGCTCGGATCACCAGCTCCGCTTTATAGGCCTTGCCAAAAATGCTTCGGGGCTTGCGGAAATGAACCGTTTTCTGACCGGTCATAATTTTGAGAAAACAGCACTTCCGCCCTATGCGCCTGAGTTTGAAAATGTGTTTGTGATTTATCCTCTGGAAAATGTCCCTGACGTTTTAAAGGAAAACGAGTTTATTGGAATCCGCCCCGAAGAGCTGTCTAAACTAATATTGACGGATTGGAAAACCAAAATAGACCGCATGGTCATACTCCAGCCTGTAACGTTCCGCACTAAAGCAGAGTACCAGCTGCATAAAATACTGCGGGCTATTGACCTGAATGTAATTTTATCGCGCCTTGCTGCGGCAGATTACTGCCGGAAAACCGAAATAATGGTCTCGCCCGAAAGGCTGACCACCTGTTATGCAGAATATCCCGGGATCATTGCCAATACCCAAAAAATAATTGCCGGATGCCATTTTGAATTTGATTTTACAACACCAAAAAATAAAAAATTTTACACCAATAACAGAAAAGACGATATTAACCTTTTGACCACCCTGGCGCAGCAGGGATTGGAGTGGCGCTATGGCAAAAACAATGCAGAGGCCAAATCCCGTATGTTCAAGGAACTCAAAGTCATTGATCAGCTCCAGTTCAGCGGCTATTTTCTCATTACCTGGGACATTATCCGTTTCAGTAATTCCCAAGGATTTCTGCATATTGGGCGGGGCAGCGGAGCCAACAGCATCATTGCCTATTGTTTGGGCATAACGGACATCTGCCCTTTGGAACTTGACTTGTATTTCGAGCGCTTTTTGAATCTCAATCGCAAGAGTCCTCCTGATTTTGATATTGACTGGAGCTGGAAAGAACGTGATACGATACTCGAATATATATTCTCCCGCTACGGTTATGATCATGTTGCCTTTTGCGGAACAAATGTCGAGTTTAAATACAGATCCATATTTCGTGAAGTAGGCAAAGTTTTCGGGCTTCCAAAGGAAGAACTCGATACGCTGGCGAAAAATCCAATGGAACTCCATGCCACAAACAAAGTGGTAAAACAGGTACAGGAATATGGGATGCTGCTGGAGAAATATCCCAACCAAAGAAGTATGCATTCCTGCGGTATTCTTATTTCAGAGGAACCAATTACCAATTACTCGCCTCTGGAAATGCCTCCAAAAGGCTTTCCCATTGTGCTTTTTGATATGCATATTGCCGAGGATATCGGCCTTGAAAAATTCGATATACTGAGTCAAAGAGGGATTGGTCATATCGATGACAGTGTGAAGCTTATCGAGAAAAACCGTGGTATACGTCTTAATATTCGAGATACCTCAATTTCAAAGAATGAAATGAGGTGTAATGAGTTCTTGGGACGAGGTAATACAATTGGCTGTTTTTATATTGAAAGTCCGGCAATGCGTGGACTGCTTCGTCGCCTGAAATGTGACAATTACAAAACCCTTGTAGCGGCTTCCTCCATTATACGTCCCGGCGTGGCGCAGTCAGGCATGATGAAAGAATATATTTTCAGACATAACTACCCCGACAAATTCGAGTATTTCCATCCTGTTTTTGAGCAGCAGCTTGGGGAAACCTACGGGATTATGGTTTATCAGGAGGATGTCATTAAAATTGCCTTGCATTATGGCGGACTGCCCGCAGAAGATGGGGATATCCTCAGGCGTGCCATGTCAGGGAAAGGACGCTCCAAGGCAGCACTGCAGAAAGTAAAAGATAACTTCTTTGTATCGTGCGCAGCTCAGGGACATCCACTTCAACTCAGCGAGGAAATTTACCGCCAGATTGAATCCTTTGCCGGATACTCCTTCTGCAAGGCGCACTCGGCATCTTATGCCGTGGAAAGCTACCAGAGCCTTTATCTGAAAGTGCACTATCCTGTGGAATTCATGGTGGCCGTGATCAATAATCAAGGCGGTTTTTACCGCACCGAAGTGTATGTTCATGAAGCTAGAATGTCAGGGGCTGCAATTCACAATCCCTGCGTGAACAAAAGCGGGCTTGAAACCACCCTTTACGGATCAGATGTCTATCTGGGCTTTATGCACCTGCAGAGCCTGGAATCTAAAATAGCAATACAAATACAAACCGAACGGGAGCAAAACGGGGAGTATAAATCACTTGAGGATTTTATCAATCGTATTGCGATTGGTATCGAAGGGATACAGATTCTGATTTTTATAGGGGCATTCCGTTTTACCGGAAAAACTAAAAATCAATTGCTGGTAATTGCAAGGCTGATTCTAGTCAATTTCAAGCCCGAGAACAGAAGCCTTATGCTGATTCAGGAGCCTGTAAAGGAATATGAACTTCCTAAACTGGAACGTTCTGAATTTGAAGATGCTTTCGATGAAATTGAGCTTTTAAGTTTTCCTGTCTCCTGCTCCCCTTTTGATCTGCTACAGACTAAATTCAGAGGTGATGTATTGGCAAAAGATTTATTAAAACATCATAAAAAAACAGTTCGAATGCTGGCTTACCTGATCTCACGCAAACATGTACCAACGAAAATGGGCGCGATGTATTTCGGTACATGGATTGATGCGGATGGAGATTTTTTTGATACGGCGCATTTTACAGACAGCTTGGCCAAATATCCTTTTCAGGGAGGTGGATGTTATCTGCTTCTGGGACATGTCGAAGTAGATTATCACTTCCCTACCATTACCGTTTCTAAAATGGCCAAGATGCCTTTTATTGCCGATCCCAGGTATTCGAACTCTGATGACCGCCAGTTTACAGTACATGGACAGCTGCGGGAAGATGTGAGCATGACCGACCGCCAGCCTTACCCGCAGGAACATGAAATTAACCTGCCCAGGCTTAAGATGAGTAATTAA
- a CDS encoding nucleotidyltransferase family protein, with protein MTDRKKQLISYLENCPQIIDTLKICNDYGLPEYYLAGGAVTQLLWNNILGRPNLENVKDFDIVYYCDTEDSLVEKSHQRNIEKIAAHTFKLDITNQAYVYQWYPKKFGSVIEKFSTTRQGIETWLSAFAIGVRMESDKLEIFAPYGLDDAFDMIVRPNRLTMTKNNYVIMTKSFKSRWHNINILPWD; from the coding sequence ATGACAGATCGAAAGAAACAATTGATTTCATATTTAGAAAATTGCCCGCAAATCATTGACACCTTAAAGATATGCAATGACTATGGTCTGCCAGAGTATTATTTGGCGGGAGGAGCAGTAACCCAGCTGCTATGGAACAATATACTGGGCAGGCCAAACCTTGAAAATGTGAAAGATTTTGATATCGTATACTACTGTGACACCGAGGATAGTTTAGTAGAGAAATCACATCAGAGAAATATTGAAAAAATCGCCGCACATACATTTAAACTTGACATTACCAACCAGGCATATGTTTACCAGTGGTATCCTAAAAAGTTTGGAAGTGTTATTGAAAAATTCAGCACAACCCGGCAGGGTATTGAAACCTGGTTATCGGCCTTCGCCATTGGAGTACGGATGGAGTCAGATAAATTGGAAATCTTTGCCCCTTATGGACTTGATGATGCTTTTGATATGATTGTCCGGCCTAATAGACTGACAATGACAAAAAATAATTATGTAATAATGACAAAAAGTTTTAAAAGCCGCTGGCACAATATAAATATCCTTCCCTGGGACTAA
- a CDS encoding IS982 family transposase, with the protein MLCKDKIISIFCLIDDILQGINHPEDVRRHVSDSEIILTAIVSSTSFYGNHCSAIKFMKEYGFIPKMLDKSRFNRRLHKVGRLLYELFETISSYFKDFCCEMQYIIDSFPVAVCKNMRITNSKILKGKKYRGYTASMRNYFYGVKVQLLTTKNGIPIAFHFTPGKTADIKALGKMIDKLPAEASIYGDSAYTDYGLEDFALMEKCVLLKIQRKSNAKRTDTIEQKKEKLKMRKRVETTISDIKKMFPRTIHAVTLEGFMIKLTLFVFGLQLNKAIN; encoded by the coding sequence ATGCTTTGTAAAGACAAAATTATATCAATTTTTTGTTTAATAGACGATATTTTACAAGGAATTAATCATCCGGAAGATGTAAGAAGACATGTAAGTGATAGCGAAATTATCCTGACTGCAATTGTTTCTTCGACAAGTTTTTATGGTAATCACTGCTCAGCCATTAAGTTTATGAAAGAATATGGATTTATTCCAAAGATGCTTGATAAGAGCAGGTTCAACAGACGTTTACATAAAGTTGGCAGACTTCTATATGAATTATTTGAGACCATAAGTTCCTATTTTAAAGATTTCTGTTGTGAGATGCAATACATTATAGATTCATTTCCCGTAGCAGTTTGTAAAAACATGAGGATTACAAACTCTAAGATTCTTAAAGGCAAAAAGTACAGAGGCTATACAGCAAGTATGAGAAACTATTTTTATGGGGTAAAAGTTCAGTTATTGACAACTAAAAATGGAATACCTATAGCGTTTCATTTCACTCCAGGTAAAACAGCTGACATAAAAGCTTTAGGAAAAATGATAGATAAGCTGCCTGCTGAAGCATCGATTTATGGAGATAGTGCTTATACTGATTACGGTTTAGAAGATTTTGCCCTAATGGAAAAATGTGTTTTATTAAAAATTCAAAGAAAGTCAAATGCTAAACGAACAGATACAATAGAGCAAAAAAAAGAAAAGTTAAAAATGAGAAAAAGAGTAGAAACAACAATAAGCGACATAAAAAAAATGTTTCCAAGAACTATACATGCAGTAACATTAGAAGGTTTTATGATAAAACTGACATTGTTTGTATTTGGACTCCAGTTAAATAAAGCAATCAACTAG